The following coding sequences lie in one Acropora palmata chromosome 3, jaAcrPala1.3, whole genome shotgun sequence genomic window:
- the LOC141877787 gene encoding uncharacterized protein LOC141877787, with translation MHFVEDQGSNIHLISVNKNTASPRNGSKEVKRKMQVFLPTDQGNQSENSELSTDVEDVISSIQGDNDKSTIGSMKGVVREVLELDAPASPGVQHHSCKGCNALKLELQNVKLEVEELKRQIVYCNEPITTTGQPSASSKTHHAEIIRLQESNNSLIDSVQILANLLSKQSCHSGKDHSSNKESQEKNNMADHNVSSSQQSDIPWEIVKPKSSQNKKRTKKRERESQGDHVSKTLQPRISSADERPETLILGDSMLKFVNGNRLSKQLEKKVHVKSFPGARVAHMKHVVPALEELNPEEVILHIGTNNLRDQEPQEVAEDIVNLANDIVAIKPDITITISEIVTRGDKKDLDSKGKSVNKIVRRFCRQNSWKTITHNNILEKHLHLDGLHLTREGNSLFVHNFIFHCRD, from the coding sequence ATGCACTTCGTTGAAGACCAAGGGAGTAACATTCACCTTATATCCGTCAACAAAAACACTGCAAGTCCAAGGAACGGATCAAAGGAGGTGAAGAGAAAAATGCAGGTTTTTCTCCCTACTGACCAAGGTAATCAAAGCGAAAATAGTGAACTATCTACCGACGTTGAAGATGTCATTAGTAGCATCCAAGGCGACAACGATAAATCGACTATCGGAAGCATGAAAGGTGTAGTTCGGGAAGTCTTAGAACTGGACGCACCCGCCTCACCTGGAGTGCAGCATCATAGCTGCAAAGGATGTAATGCTCTTAAATTGGAACttcaaaatgtaaaattggAAGTTGAAGAATTAAAACGGCAGATAGTTTATTGTAATGAACCCATTACTACAACTGGGCAGCCAAGCGCATCGAGCAAGACTCATCATGCGGAAATTATTCGACTTCAAGAGAGCAACAATAGTCTCATAGATTCTGTGCAAATACTTGCAAATTTGCTTTCTAAACAGTCATGTCATTCAGGAAAAGATCATTCAAGTAATAAGGAGTctcaagagaaaaataatatgGCGGATCACAATGTTTCATCAAGCCAGCAGAGTGATATCCCATGGGAGATCGTGAAACCAAAATCAAGCCAGAACAAAAAGAGGACAAAGAAACGTGAAAGAGAGTCCCAGGGGGATCACGTTAGCAAAACGTTGCAACCTCGCATATCATCAGCGGATGAACGGCCTGAAACTTTGATTCTGGGTGACTCGATGTTAAAATTTGTAAATGGAAATCGTCTTTCAAAACAACTGGAAAAGAAAGTTCATGTGAAGTCATTTCCAGGAGCTCGTGTTGCGCACATGAAGCATGTGGTGCCAGCGTTGGAAGAATTAAACCCTGAAGAAGTTATTCTCCATATTGGCACTAATAATCTACGCGATCAAGAACCACAGGAGGTGGCGGAGGACATTGTAAACCTAGCAAATGACATTGTGGCCATCAAGCCTGATATTACCATCACAATTTCTGAAATAGTCACCAGAGGAGACAAGAAAGATCTGGACTCCAAAGGTAAATCTGTCAACAAGATAGTAAGGCGGTTTTGCAGGCAGAATTCGTGGAAAACTATTACCCACAACAACATTCTAGAAAAACATTTACATCTAGATGGATTGCACCTTACTAGGGAGGGCAACAGTCTTTTTgtgcataattttatttttcactgtaGGGATTAG
- the LOC141875689 gene encoding uncharacterized protein LOC141875689 — MGKSSHRDLFCFLAIYCVCWQLLLLIGIQASYEHSICDALRDREVMKTCLDNYTQGFLDLKNSQTNGSGQPPSCDVDLGLAKCLSSSQCFGNLTNGLRILIFNQLVFTKKVKICPGNEFATLFKDANNALPELNKVKDMERIASDDCAFMVYVVCGSRFKDKLVNKEKIDPATLCNVFIEEGDCIKEQKGHYCAESASPILDRFQQNSKEAAKVVLPALCRIAP; from the exons ATGGGAAAATCTAGCCACCGTgatctgttttgtttcttggcAATTTATTGTGTTTGCTGGCAGCTGCTGTTGCTAATAGGCATTCAAGCTTCCTATGAGCACTCAATTTGTGATGCACTCAGGGATCGAGAGGTCATGAAGACTTGCCTTGATAACTACACACAGGGCTTCCTTGATTTAAAGAATAGTCAGACAAATGGATCCGGGCAGCCTCCATCTTGTGATGTTGATTTG GGTTTAGCAAAATGCCTGTCTTCAAGCCAATGTTTCGGCAACCTTACTAATGGTCTTCGCATACTTATTTTCAATCAACTCGTCTTCACTAAGAAGGTTAAAATCTGCCCAGGAAACGAGTTTGCGACTCTTTTCAAGGACGCCAACAACG CATTACCCGAGCTGAATAAGGTCAAAGACATGG AACGAATCGCTTCAGATGACTGCGCCTTCATGGTTTACGTGGTATGCGGAAGTCGGTTTAAGGATAAGCTAGtgaacaaagagaaaatcGATCCTGCTACGCTTTGCAATGTGTTTATTGAAGAAGGAGACTGTATCAAGGAACAAAAAGGACATTATTGCGCTGAGAGCGCGTCACCAATTTTGGACCGATTCCAGCAAAACTCAAAAGAAGCGGCTAAAGTTGTTTTGCCTGCGTTATGTAGAATTGCCCCCTAA